A genome region from Hydrogenoanaerobacterium saccharovorans includes the following:
- a CDS encoding HelD family protein, whose protein sequence is MQTYEQEFQTEQAYLQKVTDLAQARLVSQQEQAIKEKKKLVELNRLMYENTVHFSHDFDKLTEANQELGNIEARTINYRMLAKRLRMYEHMIDMPYFARIDFTEDGYDREPIYIGTGSLTDEDGLDAYVYDWRAPVSSLFYRCEPGRVSYRSPSGDIKGEMNLKRQYEIKHGKLNYFFDCSVNVVDDILRSVLSKNASPKMKTIVETIQREQDVIIRDLNSDLLMVQGVAGSGKTSVALHRVAFLMYEGLTGGLAANNIIILSPNALFGKYISGVLPELGEENIATKTFETIFEDYFGTHITIKSRNSILEQLVSDGDKKQQALLKESLEFQLSSDFCEILNRFIAYYERSLLDIPDIYYGGKCLVTRQALREELLHSRVNMPVAKRLRIIEEKLFEKLHKAKKTRLAQLEKFVLDHPEHQFEVKAQARLLSIKEITVLAHKIRTFTRINVLSVYKELVADKELFCRIAGEIKLPEHIDELLDFISKNLRSNAVGYAEGMALLYLQVKMLGVKPHSNIKQVVIDEAQDYYSMHYRILSTILPNARYTILGDVNQTIAKQADFTLYEEIKSILGKRKNTLATMNKSFRCSTEISEFSRRFIDSDTRQQSFDRHEQEPEIRSAKTVPELDAQLLNDIAICKEQGFGSLAVLCKSFAQAHELYHRISDKADLRLVGEYTEDIGLGTYILPIYMAKGLEFDAAFVYGTDSDAYVTEDDRKLLYVASTRPLHRLYLYHTGKLSKLIEE, encoded by the coding sequence TTGCAAACGTATGAGCAGGAATTTCAGACTGAGCAGGCCTATCTGCAAAAGGTAACCGACCTTGCCCAAGCCCGCCTTGTGTCGCAGCAAGAGCAGGCGATTAAAGAAAAGAAAAAACTTGTAGAACTCAACCGCTTGATGTACGAAAATACCGTACATTTTTCGCATGATTTTGATAAACTCACCGAGGCGAACCAAGAGCTTGGCAATATTGAAGCACGTACCATCAATTACCGTATGCTGGCGAAACGCTTGCGTATGTACGAGCATATGATTGATATGCCTTATTTTGCGCGCATCGATTTTACAGAAGATGGTTACGACCGTGAACCAATCTATATCGGTACAGGCAGCCTTACCGATGAAGACGGGCTGGATGCATATGTTTACGACTGGCGTGCACCCGTTTCAAGTTTGTTTTATCGTTGTGAACCCGGCAGGGTAAGCTATCGTTCTCCGTCGGGCGATATCAAAGGTGAAATGAACCTGAAACGCCAGTATGAAATCAAACACGGCAAGTTGAATTATTTTTTTGATTGCAGTGTCAATGTAGTTGACGATATTTTGCGCAGTGTCCTTTCAAAAAACGCGTCACCAAAAATGAAAACAATTGTCGAAACAATCCAGCGAGAACAGGATGTTATTATCCGTGACCTCAATAGTGATTTGCTGATGGTGCAAGGGGTGGCGGGCAGCGGTAAAACTTCGGTTGCCCTGCACCGCGTAGCTTTTTTGATGTATGAAGGGCTTACCGGAGGGCTTGCTGCGAACAATATTATTATCCTTTCGCCCAACGCATTGTTTGGCAAATATATTTCGGGTGTTTTGCCGGAGTTGGGGGAAGAGAACATCGCCACAAAAACATTTGAAACTATTTTTGAAGATTATTTCGGCACCCATATTACAATCAAAAGCCGCAACAGTATACTGGAACAATTGGTCTCGGACGGAGACAAAAAACAGCAAGCATTGCTGAAAGAATCGTTGGAGTTCCAACTCTCGTCTGATTTTTGTGAAATTTTAAACCGCTTTATCGCTTATTATGAACGCAGTTTACTTGATATTCCCGACATTTATTACGGGGGTAAATGCCTTGTAACGCGGCAGGCACTGCGTGAAGAATTGCTGCACAGCAGGGTGAACATGCCTGTGGCAAAACGCCTGCGTATTATTGAAGAAAAATTATTTGAAAAACTGCACAAAGCCAAAAAGACCAGGCTTGCACAGCTAGAGAAGTTTGTTCTTGACCACCCTGAGCACCAATTTGAGGTAAAAGCGCAGGCTAGGCTTTTATCCATTAAAGAGATTACTGTGCTTGCACATAAAATCAGAACATTCACACGTATAAATGTTCTGTCTGTCTACAAAGAATTGGTTGCAGATAAAGAATTGTTTTGCCGAATTGCAGGTGAGATTAAGCTCCCCGAACATATCGATGAGCTGCTAGACTTTATAAGTAAAAACCTGCGCAGTAATGCAGTAGGTTATGCCGAAGGAATGGCACTGCTTTACCTGCAAGTAAAAATGCTGGGTGTTAAACCCCACAGTAACATCAAACAGGTGGTTATCGATGAGGCGCAAGATTATTACTCTATGCACTACAGGATTTTGAGCACTATCTTGCCAAACGCCCGCTACACCATATTGGGTGATGTGAATCAGACGATTGCAAAACAGGCAGATTTTACGCTGTACGAAGAAATCAAGAGCATTTTGGGTAAACGTAAAAATACGCTCGCCACTATGAATAAAAGCTTTCGCTGTTCAACCGAAATCAGCGAATTCAGCCGCCGTTTTATCGATAGTGACACGCGGCAGCAAAGTTTTGACCGTCATGAACAAGAACCGGAGATACGCTCGGCGAAAACTGTGCCCGAACTGGATGCGCAACTGCTTAACGACATTGCGATATGCAAAGAGCAAGGCTTTGGTTCATTGGCGGTGTTGTGCAAAAGTTTTGCGCAGGCACATGAACTGTACCATCGTATTTCAGATAAAGCCGACCTTCGTCTTGTAGGCGAATATACCGAGGATATTGGGTTGGGAACTTATATTCTGCCTATTTACATGGCGAAGGGGCTAGAGTTCGATGCGGCTTTTGTTTACGGTACAGACAGTGATGCTTATGTGACGGAGGATGACAGAAAGCTGCTTTACGTAGCTTCTACCCGCCCTTTGCACCGCCTTTACTTGTACCATACCGGCAAATTGAGCAAACTGATTGAAGAATAG
- a CDS encoding helix-turn-helix domain-containing protein, with product MVFDFGYRLRELREQKNMTQVQVAKRLNLSKATISGYENNIKTPSLEVLKHLAILFEVPTDYLLGFENRKMLIIEGLTEHQQEILIKLIYEFKKNKS from the coding sequence ATGGTGTTTGATTTTGGTTATCGGCTGCGGGAGCTGCGAGAGCAGAAAAATATGACACAAGTACAAGTAGCAAAACGCCTAAACCTCTCAAAAGCGACAATCAGCGGCTATGAAAATAACATTAAGACTCCTTCGCTAGAGGTGTTAAAACATCTGGCAATCTTGTTTGAGGTTCCAACAGATTATCTTTTGGGTTTTGAAAACCGAAAAATGCTCATTATAGAAGGTTTGACAGAACATCAGCAAGAGATATTAATAAAATTGATTTATGAGTTTAAAAAAAACAAGTCGTAA
- a CDS encoding O-antigen ligase family protein: MPQFLQNRESLFGFILQCTLAVMLFELAATYSFYAFDVLLILLAALFLLVLFDRARYGGTAFIRDLVGRFGGFWMIPLMLLLYIIIDLVSVTYSVVPHLGFDKYKVVVLMLFLSACVLLYVDNLQKLRTILLTFGLASAFTALFTIVNYLFFHIYPVYYTMRLTLRTDYNVFASTLLLGLLCIFYLFVTTERTLRTCVLFVLDASLTLAVLFLSASRRIFLMLPFILGFWVCIYLVKSKSVRGVLSAIAVVLAVSTLFCFGTLGMQNYMRKQYLKYGSVGPTGSGGTSEGSAAERYETVCEGDFLSKRELIWKIAWDEFKGFTATQKFIGRGFAYDIALYDNVNNEQLSKEYANLQGEKGLLSAHNFILADLLDGGYMKAAIGIFMVGLLVWACFTLAFQSFATAAIYGNLLAVVVLNNLVSNRYGLLYDKFFYLFAVMMLLHLRYLRTHRKELFGS, from the coding sequence ATGCCACAGTTTTTACAAAACAGAGAAAGTTTGTTTGGTTTTATATTGCAATGTACACTTGCCGTAATGTTATTTGAACTTGCGGCAACTTATAGTTTTTATGCGTTTGATGTTCTGCTGATTCTTTTGGCAGCCCTGTTTCTTTTGGTATTGTTTGACCGCGCACGCTACGGAGGAACCGCATTTATACGAGACCTTGTAGGGCGCTTTGGCGGTTTTTGGATGATTCCTCTGATGTTGCTTCTTTATATAATTATCGATTTAGTCAGCGTAACATACTCCGTGGTACCTCATCTTGGTTTTGATAAATACAAGGTTGTGGTACTTATGCTGTTTTTATCTGCTTGTGTTTTGTTATATGTCGATAATCTGCAAAAGCTTCGTACCATTCTGCTAACCTTTGGGCTTGCATCCGCGTTTACAGCGCTGTTTACAATCGTCAACTATTTGTTTTTTCATATTTATCCCGTCTATTATACAATGCGCCTTACATTGCGTACGGACTACAATGTATTTGCAAGCACTTTGCTGTTGGGCTTATTGTGCATTTTTTACTTGTTCGTTACCACAGAACGCACTTTACGTACCTGTGTTTTATTTGTGCTGGATGCTTCGTTAACGCTTGCTGTTTTGTTTCTTTCGGCCTCTCGCCGCATCTTTTTAATGCTCCCTTTTATTTTGGGATTTTGGGTTTGCATTTATTTAGTAAAATCGAAAAGTGTACGCGGAGTTTTGTCTGCAATAGCGGTGGTACTTGCTGTAAGCACTTTGTTTTGCTTTGGTACACTGGGTATGCAAAATTATATGCGTAAACAGTACCTTAAATATGGTTCCGTTGGCCCAACGGGCAGCGGTGGAACAAGTGAGGGCAGTGCTGCAGAACGTTACGAAACGGTATGCGAGGGCGACTTTCTATCAAAACGAGAACTGATTTGGAAAATAGCATGGGATGAGTTCAAAGGTTTTACCGCGACGCAAAAATTCATCGGGAGAGGATTTGCTTACGATATCGCTTTGTACGATAACGTAAATAACGAACAGCTCTCAAAAGAATATGCTAATTTACAAGGTGAAAAAGGGTTGCTATCGGCACACAACTTTATATTGGCAGATTTGCTGGATGGAGGTTATATGAAGGCTGCCATCGGTATTTTTATGGTTGGGCTGCTGGTTTGGGCGTGCTTCACTCTGGCATTCCAGTCATTTGCTACCGCTGCAATTTACGGCAACTTGTTAGCGGTAGTTGTTTTAAACAATTTAGTTTCCAACCGCTACGGTTTGCTGTACGATAAATTTTTTTACCTGTTTGCAGTAATGATGCTGCTGCATCTCAGGTATCTGCGTACGCACAGAAAAGAGCTGTTTGGCTCATAG
- a CDS encoding ABC transporter ATP-binding protein has product MTPILECKSLVKRYGGRNALAGINLTIHRGRIVGLLGPNGSGKTTMIKLASGLLTPSGGEILINGNAPGVETKKHVSYLPERTYLADWMKVDDMLKIFADFYEDFNLNKAVEMLQRLNININDRLKTMSKGTKEKVQLILVMSREADLYLLDEPIGGVDPAARDYILNTIINNYNENATVIISTHLISDIERVLDDVVFINQGHIVLTDSVDDIREVQGKSVDSLFREVFRC; this is encoded by the coding sequence ATGACACCAATTTTAGAGTGCAAATCACTTGTAAAGCGCTATGGAGGGCGAAATGCACTTGCCGGTATCAATCTTACCATTCATCGTGGAAGAATTGTAGGTCTGCTTGGCCCCAATGGAAGCGGCAAAACAACAATGATTAAACTTGCAAGCGGGCTGCTTACACCCTCTGGCGGTGAGATTTTAATCAATGGCAATGCGCCCGGAGTTGAAACAAAAAAACATGTAAGCTATTTACCCGAACGTACTTATTTGGCAGACTGGATGAAAGTTGACGACATGCTGAAGATCTTTGCAGATTTTTATGAAGATTTCAACCTAAACAAAGCGGTGGAGATGTTGCAAAGATTAAACATTAATATAAACGACAGGCTCAAAACTATGTCGAAGGGTACGAAAGAGAAGGTTCAGTTGATTTTGGTAATGAGCCGTGAAGCAGACCTTTATCTGCTGGATGAACCGATTGGTGGTGTTGACCCTGCAGCACGCGATTATATTTTAAACACCATAATCAATAACTATAACGAGAATGCAACCGTTATTATCTCTACCCACCTTATTTCGGATATCGAGCGTGTTTTGGATGATGTGGTTTTTATTAATCAGGGGCATATTGTACTTACCGATTCGGTAGACGATATCCGCGAGGTGCAGGGTAAATCGGTAGATTCGCTGTTCAGGGAGGTGTTCAGATGCTAG
- a CDS encoding GNAT family N-acetyltransferase translates to MIKLLYTAKRPKAGNRMALQFDIENKEKKIMNMICKQMDYTSFPLLKPLWVKLVENNGSNSTYFSHLFKTFTFEVHESLLQQKIASGCEVIFFVLLSKEGGEPGGFCAVNCNRELGEGEIEMLYVDERLRGSGYGKLLMSKALAYFDENGISNLKLCVAFGNDKAIGFYQKFGFYPFTIDMLRK, encoded by the coding sequence ATGATAAAATTGCTTTACACAGCCAAACGCCCCAAAGCAGGCAACCGTATGGCTTTACAGTTTGATATTGAGAACAAGGAGAAAAAAATTATGAATATGATTTGCAAACAGATGGATTACACATCTTTCCCACTATTAAAGCCGCTTTGGGTTAAACTGGTAGAAAACAACGGCAGCAACTCCACTTATTTTTCTCATCTATTTAAAACCTTTACTTTTGAAGTGCACGAATCTTTACTGCAACAAAAAATTGCATCGGGCTGTGAAGTGATATTTTTTGTATTGCTATCCAAAGAAGGCGGTGAGCCTGGGGGGTTCTGCGCTGTTAACTGCAATCGTGAACTTGGCGAGGGCGAGATTGAAATGCTTTATGTAGATGAACGCCTGCGGGGCAGTGGTTACGGCAAACTGCTGATGAGCAAAGCTCTTGCATATTTTGATGAGAACGGTATCTCCAATCTAAAACTGTGTGTGGCGTTTGGTAACGATAAAGCAATCGGTTTTTACCAAAAGTTTGGTTTTTACCCGTTTACCATTGATATGCTGCGAAAATAA
- a CDS encoding GntR family transcriptional regulator: MNWDLKSDRPIYTQLVEQIELRIVSGQYHAGERLPAVRDMAAQAEVNPNTMQKALAELERKGLVYTQRTSGRYITEDEQMIRGLKDLLAQMQIKEFLEKMNNLGFTKQETLQLIQLVMEGNA; this comes from the coding sequence ATGAATTGGGATCTCAAATCAGATCGCCCCATATATACACAACTGGTTGAACAGATTGAGTTACGAATTGTGTCGGGGCAATATCATGCGGGCGAGCGGCTTCCCGCTGTGCGTGATATGGCAGCACAGGCAGAGGTGAACCCAAATACTATGCAAAAAGCTTTGGCAGAGCTGGAACGCAAAGGGCTTGTTTACACGCAACGTACCAGCGGCAGATATATTACGGAGGATGAGCAGATGATTCGGGGGCTTAAAGATTTATTGGCGCAAATGCAAATCAAAGAGTTTTTAGAGAAAATGAATAACTTGGGTTTTACCAAACAAGAAACTCTGCAGTTAATTCAGCTAGTTATGGAGGGGAATGCTTAA
- a CDS encoding glycine betaine ABC transporter substrate-binding protein: MKRTISIVLVLVLTISVIAGFSGCAKKSREIVFADVGWDSIKFHNAVAGLIAESAFGYAWREVPGSTPIMHEALKKGEVDVHMEEWTDNLATYDSDLAAGLFQDLGTNFGDNKQGFYVPRYVIEGDPERGIEPVAPDLKTVQDLKKYPHLFPDDENPSKGRIYGAIPGWEIDEIMHNKVKFYGLDKDYIYFRPGSDAALSAAFTSAYEKGKPTVGYYWEPTWLLGKYDMVLLQDNPYTDEASYSAGKTECPSVNVTIGVSNQFAKDAPEFCEFLKKYETSSALTSEALAHMQDTGDNYTDTAKWFLAEHSDLIDKWLSGEQAEQVKGALGLTVEKKNYFMDFPFTLPIDVDAFDASVKSFAVQFDGFFSAIKDGLNGLIGFIYGILSIIPWWLLIAVVFIGGWKLTGKVQIGLLYSALLFIIGMIGLWSLMYETLSIVLASVVISLAIGFPVGILVSGSERANTIVRPILDTMQTMPVFVYLIPAVLFFGLGKAPAVIATTIYAVVPIIRLTSHGIRQVDQEVVEAARSFGSTRFQSLWKVQIPQAMPTILAGVNQTLMMAMAMVVTCSMIGASGLGMEVLIGVNRIEIGRGLLAGIAVVIVAILMDRLTQGWFKKGEGNGNG; encoded by the coding sequence ATGAAACGAACAATATCAATTGTACTTGTATTGGTACTTACAATTTCGGTGATTGCAGGCTTTTCGGGCTGTGCAAAAAAATCACGCGAAATTGTTTTTGCCGATGTAGGTTGGGACAGCATCAAGTTTCACAATGCGGTTGCAGGGCTGATTGCTGAATCGGCTTTCGGGTATGCTTGGAGAGAAGTGCCCGGATCCACCCCAATCATGCATGAGGCGCTAAAAAAAGGTGAAGTTGATGTGCATATGGAGGAATGGACCGATAACCTCGCTACCTATGACTCCGACCTTGCCGCCGGGCTGTTTCAAGACCTCGGTACAAACTTCGGTGATAATAAACAGGGCTTTTATGTGCCGCGCTATGTTATAGAGGGCGACCCCGAACGTGGTATTGAGCCTGTTGCGCCAGACCTTAAAACGGTGCAGGATCTCAAAAAATATCCTCATCTCTTTCCGGACGATGAAAACCCAAGCAAAGGCAGAATTTATGGTGCAATACCCGGTTGGGAAATTGACGAAATTATGCACAATAAGGTAAAATTTTATGGGCTTGACAAAGACTATATTTATTTCCGCCCCGGTTCGGATGCAGCACTTTCTGCGGCATTTACTTCTGCTTATGAAAAGGGCAAGCCTACCGTCGGTTATTATTGGGAGCCCACCTGGTTGCTTGGCAAGTACGATATGGTTTTGCTGCAAGACAATCCTTATACGGATGAAGCAAGTTATTCAGCGGGCAAAACCGAATGCCCTTCGGTAAATGTCACTATTGGTGTAAGCAACCAGTTTGCAAAAGATGCTCCTGAATTCTGTGAGTTTTTAAAAAAATACGAAACATCCAGTGCCCTAACCTCGGAGGCTTTGGCACATATGCAGGATACGGGAGACAATTACACCGATACTGCAAAATGGTTTTTGGCTGAGCACAGCGACTTGATTGACAAATGGCTGAGTGGCGAGCAGGCAGAACAAGTAAAAGGTGCGCTCGGTTTGACTGTAGAAAAGAAAAATTATTTTATGGATTTTCCGTTTACACTGCCTATCGACGTCGATGCATTTGATGCTTCGGTCAAAAGCTTCGCAGTACAGTTTGATGGATTTTTTAGCGCAATAAAAGATGGATTAAATGGGCTTATTGGTTTTATCTACGGTATACTAAGCATTATTCCTTGGTGGTTATTGATTGCAGTTGTATTTATAGGAGGATGGAAACTAACCGGTAAAGTACAGATTGGTTTGCTTTATTCGGCTCTGCTTTTTATCATTGGTATGATAGGATTATGGAGTTTGATGTACGAAACATTATCCATTGTACTGGCATCGGTTGTAATTTCTCTTGCAATCGGTTTCCCGGTAGGCATTCTTGTTTCGGGCAGTGAACGGGCAAACACGATTGTCCGCCCGATACTGGATACGATGCAGACCATGCCTGTTTTCGTTTACCTAATCCCTGCGGTGCTGTTCTTTGGTTTAGGTAAGGCGCCTGCTGTAATTGCAACTACCATTTATGCAGTAGTTCCCATTATCCGTCTTACCAGCCATGGTATCCGCCAAGTAGACCAAGAGGTAGTCGAGGCAGCCAGGTCATTCGGTTCTACCCGCTTTCAAAGCCTTTGGAAGGTGCAAATTCCGCAGGCAATGCCAACCATCCTTGCTGGTGTAAACCAAACCCTTATGATGGCAATGGCAATGGTGGTTACCTGTTCGATGATTGGTGCATCGGGGCTTGGCATGGAAGTGCTGATTGGTGTTAACCGTATTGAAATCGGGCGCGGACTGCTTGCCGGAATAGCAGTAGTAATTGTGGCAATATTAATGGACCGCCTGACGCAGGGCTGGTTCAAGAAAGGGGAGGGAAACGGTAATGGCTGA
- a CDS encoding glycosyltransferase family 4 protein, with translation MNILLIDHYAGSPEMGMEYRPYYLAREWAKQGHNATIVAADFSHLRSKNPLIDEPICEKLIENVRFVLVKTTAYTENDRKRYKNVFRFVQILNRNVQILAEKYKPDVVIASSTYPFDIYPAQKIASAAKAKLVYEVHDVHPESFIEIYGYSAYHPIMQTLKHAVKHAYRIADFVISVLPRVDLHMKELGVKTDKFAYIPNGICVHEEPKKQPQRHIDLITRYREKGYFVVMYLGGFAPANALDELVKSAKHVSNNVIYMMVGNGLQKAPLKRYAKQNNLSNIMFLDAVEKDQVQIILALADCLYIGALPLEVYRYGVGMNKLYDYMYSGRPIICAMNVPENPVETTHCGIVLPKNNAEKIAEAIEAIKQMPESERAAMGEHGKTYVLENNLYSVLAKRFIDAINDKETQ, from the coding sequence TTGAATATTTTGTTGATTGACCATTATGCAGGCAGCCCCGAAATGGGGATGGAATACCGCCCTTATTACCTTGCGCGTGAATGGGCAAAACAAGGGCATAATGCTACCATCGTTGCAGCAGATTTTTCACATTTACGCAGTAAAAACCCCTTAATAGATGAACCTATTTGTGAAAAGCTGATTGAAAACGTTCGTTTTGTGCTTGTTAAAACCACGGCTTATACAGAAAATGACCGTAAGCGTTACAAAAATGTATTCCGTTTTGTGCAGATATTAAACCGCAATGTGCAGATACTTGCTGAAAAATATAAACCCGATGTTGTAATTGCATCGTCTACCTATCCGTTTGATATTTACCCTGCGCAAAAAATAGCATCAGCAGCAAAGGCAAAGTTGGTTTACGAAGTACACGATGTGCATCCCGAAAGCTTTATCGAGATTTACGGCTACAGTGCTTATCACCCAATTATGCAAACACTAAAGCATGCGGTAAAACATGCATACCGTATCGCTGATTTTGTTATTTCCGTTTTGCCCAGAGTCGACCTGCACATGAAAGAGCTGGGCGTTAAAACAGATAAATTCGCCTACATTCCCAATGGTATTTGTGTGCATGAAGAACCCAAAAAGCAACCGCAGCGCCATATCGACCTAATTACGCGCTACCGTGAAAAGGGCTATTTTGTTGTGATGTATTTAGGGGGATTTGCCCCTGCCAATGCCCTGGATGAATTAGTAAAGTCGGCAAAACATGTAAGCAACAATGTGATATATATGATGGTTGGCAACGGGCTGCAAAAGGCACCGCTCAAACGCTATGCAAAGCAAAACAATCTTAGCAATATTATGTTTCTTGATGCAGTAGAAAAAGACCAAGTGCAAATTATTTTAGCACTTGCCGATTGTTTATATATTGGTGCACTGCCTCTTGAGGTATACCGCTATGGCGTTGGTATGAACAAGCTGTACGATTATATGTATTCGGGGCGCCCTATTATCTGTGCCATGAATGTGCCTGAAAACCCTGTAGAAACAACGCACTGCGGCATTGTTTTACCTAAAAACAATGCTGAAAAAATTGCCGAGGCAATAGAAGCCATCAAACAGATGCCCGAATCAGAGCGGGCAGCGATGGGCGAACACGGGAAAACTTACGTTTTGGAGAACAACCTTTACAGTGTTTTGGCAAAACGTTTTATAGATGCGATTAACGACAAAGAAACACAGTAA
- the htpG gene encoding molecular chaperone HtpG, with protein MATKQFKAESKRLLDLMINSIYTHREIFLRELISNASDAIDKLYYKSLSDGSTGLSRDDFAINLSVDKAARTITLSDNGCGMTKEELEQNLGTIAKSGSLAFKKENADKENKDDIDIIGQFGVGFYSAFMVADCVKVISKVCGSDEAYCWESHGVDGYTIEPCEKEGHGTDVILTVKTNKDEENYDEFLESYRLQQIVRKYSDYIRYPIKMEVEKRRPKEGGEENETETYTEVETLNSMVPLWKKNKSEITAEEYNNFYKEKFYDFEDPAKVIHSSTEGSATYNALLFIPARAPYNYYTRDYEKGLQLYASGVMIMDKCADLLPDCFSFVRGLVDSQDLSLNISREMLQHDRQLKIIEGRLEKKIKSELLAMLNGERDKYEAFFKNFGLQLKYGVYSEYGAKKDLLKDLLLFYSSSEKKLVTIAEYIGRMKEDQKNIYYASGETVERIDHLPQIELLKDKGYEILYLTDDVDEFALTMMHEYDGKEFKSAASSDLNLESEEEKEAAKKQTEDNKDLLALMKEALGDKVTAVSLSQRLKTHPVCLASKGALSLEMEKVLNAMPNDQKVKAERVLEINANHPVFNTLTKLFDSDKDKVKTYAHLLYSQAMLIEGMPIEDPVEFSNQICELMA; from the coding sequence ATGGCTACAAAACAATTTAAAGCAGAATCAAAACGTCTGCTGGATTTAATGATCAATTCAATTTATACCCACCGCGAAATATTTCTGCGCGAACTCATTTCCAACGCAAGCGATGCAATCGATAAGCTATACTATAAATCGCTCAGCGATGGCAGCACAGGCTTATCGCGCGATGATTTCGCCATAAATCTTTCTGTGGATAAAGCTGCACGTACAATCACACTGAGCGATAACGGCTGCGGTATGACGAAAGAAGAACTTGAACAGAACCTTGGTACTATCGCCAAAAGCGGATCTTTGGCATTTAAAAAAGAAAATGCCGATAAAGAGAATAAAGACGATATTGACATTATTGGCCAATTCGGTGTTGGCTTTTATTCTGCATTTATGGTAGCAGACTGCGTTAAAGTAATCAGTAAGGTGTGTGGCAGCGACGAAGCATACTGCTGGGAGTCGCATGGTGTAGACGGTTACACGATTGAACCCTGTGAAAAAGAAGGACATGGCACCGATGTTATCCTCACTGTGAAGACGAATAAAGATGAAGAAAACTACGATGAATTTCTGGAATCTTATCGCTTACAGCAAATCGTCCGCAAATACTCCGATTATATCCGTTACCCTATAAAGATGGAAGTTGAAAAACGCCGCCCCAAAGAGGGAGGAGAAGAAAACGAAACCGAAACCTACACCGAGGTAGAAACCCTCAACAGTATGGTGCCGTTGTGGAAGAAAAACAAGAGCGAAATTACTGCGGAAGAGTACAACAACTTTTATAAAGAGAAGTTCTATGATTTTGAAGACCCCGCCAAGGTTATCCACAGCAGTACCGAGGGCAGTGCAACCTACAACGCGTTGCTGTTCATTCCTGCGCGCGCACCCTACAATTATTACACACGCGATTACGAAAAGGGTTTGCAGCTTTATGCCAGCGGCGTAATGATTATGGACAAGTGTGCCGACCTGCTGCCGGATTGCTTCAGCTTTGTGCGCGGCTTGGTTGATTCGCAAGATTTAAGTCTCAACATCTCGCGTGAGATGCTGCAACACGACAGACAGCTTAAAATTATTGAGGGCAGGCTCGAAAAGAAAATTAAAAGCGAACTGCTTGCTATGCTCAACGGTGAGCGTGATAAATACGAGGCATTCTTTAAAAACTTTGGGTTGCAGCTAAAATACGGCGTATACAGCGAATACGGTGCGAAAAAAGATTTGCTCAAAGATTTGCTGCTGTTCTATTCCTCCAGCGAGAAAAAGCTGGTCACCATTGCGGAATACATCGGCAGAATGAAAGAGGACCAGAAGAATATCTACTATGCATCCGGTGAAACAGTTGAGCGTATTGATCACCTGCCGCAAATTGAATTGCTCAAAGATAAAGGCTATGAAATACTCTATCTCACCGATGATGTGGATGAATTTGCACTTACCATGATGCATGAATATGACGGTAAAGAGTTTAAGTCTGCCGCTAGCAGTGACTTAAACCTTGAAAGCGAAGAGGAAAAAGAAGCGGCAAAGAAGCAGACAGAAGATAACAAAGACCTGCTTGCTTTGATGAAAGAGGCATTGGGCGATAAAGTAACAGCAGTTTCCCTTTCACAACGTCTAAAAACGCATCCTGTTTGTCTTGCAAGCAAGGGGGCGCTATCGCTTGAAATGGAGAAAGTGCTCAATGCAATGCCGAATGACCAAAAGGTAAAAGCAGAGCGCGTGCTTGAAATCAACGCCAACCACCCCGTGTTCAACACACTTACCAAACTGTTTGACAGTGATAAAGATAAGGTGAAAACTTATGCTCATTTGCTGTATTCACAAGCAATGCTCATAGAGGGTATGCCGATTGAAGACCCTGTTGAGTTCTCGAACCAAATTTGTGAGCTTATGGCTTAA